The following proteins are co-located in the Paenibacillus sp. J23TS9 genome:
- a CDS encoding sigma factor G inhibitor Gin: protein MEDHTEHVCIICGHAKEEGITIVSQFICQDCESEMVHTDAEDAKYHYFIHQMRQISMQTHV from the coding sequence ATGGAAGATCATACCGAACACGTCTGTATTATTTGCGGGCATGCAAAAGAGGAAGGGATTACGATTGTATCCCAGTTTATTTGTCAGGATTGTGAAAGTGAAATGGTCCATACAGATGCCGAAGATGCGAAATATCATTATTTTATTCATCAGATGAGACAAATCAGCATGCAAACACATGTGTAA
- a CDS encoding aminotransferase class I/II-fold pyridoxal phosphate-dependent enzyme, with product MKRDELSKEQAPLYEALYRYKNSRQASFHVPGHKKGRAYAVSSGGAGFLEQIMEADVTEISGTDDLHHPEGVIRDAQLLAAECFGAEESFFLVGGSTSGNLAMILTVCEKPGDILLVQRNVHKSVLNGLMLAGARAVFLQPQQDKSSGLVTAPAPETITAALDAYPEAKGVLVTMPNYYGMGTDLTPIADACHRRHVPLLVDEAHGAHYGQHPQLPQSALASGADVVVQSTHKMLAALTMGAMLHVQGSRVNRGLLRQRLAMVQSSSPSYPVMGSLDLARRLLHVQGAGAFTAGLAAVEDLKRGLAELPRYGLLHPQEQQGEAADAGAAAYATQDPFKVVIHDRMGILSGYELQRRLEAHGCIPEMSDDRYVVLLYSLGSTKEDTRHLLDALSHISVEKADAQTLHSLNGDAGIFPGPASTEGSTEANPFVEFSTWNNSSQGRFSEPVPFSLAALEPDETEAIRLQDCLGRTAAEMIIPYPPGIPLLYPGERITEADALRLQGLAQAGAKCQGAQDPQLRTIIVFKNSRKQGNV from the coding sequence ATGAAGCGTGATGAACTGTCAAAAGAACAAGCGCCTCTATATGAGGCTCTCTATCGATATAAGAATAGCAGACAAGCATCCTTTCATGTTCCAGGGCATAAGAAGGGAAGGGCTTACGCCGTTTCCTCAGGAGGAGCAGGCTTCCTGGAGCAGATCATGGAGGCTGATGTCACGGAAATATCCGGTACCGATGATCTTCATCATCCGGAAGGGGTAATCCGCGATGCCCAGCTGCTGGCAGCTGAATGCTTTGGTGCAGAGGAGAGTTTCTTTCTCGTAGGAGGAAGTACATCCGGTAATCTGGCGATGATCCTGACGGTATGTGAGAAACCGGGGGATATCCTGCTGGTGCAACGGAATGTTCATAAATCCGTGTTGAATGGTCTTATGCTTGCAGGTGCAAGGGCAGTGTTCCTGCAACCGCAGCAGGATAAGTCCAGCGGGCTTGTTACAGCACCTGCACCTGAGACTATAACGGCTGCTTTAGACGCGTATCCGGAGGCTAAGGGCGTCCTGGTCACGATGCCGAACTATTATGGCATGGGAACGGACCTGACGCCGATCGCGGATGCCTGCCACCGGCGCCATGTGCCGCTCTTGGTGGATGAGGCTCATGGCGCCCATTACGGGCAGCATCCACAGCTGCCGCAAAGCGCACTGGCCAGCGGCGCAGACGTCGTCGTGCAATCGACGCACAAGATGCTGGCCGCTCTCACCATGGGAGCTATGCTGCATGTGCAGGGTTCGCGGGTTAACCGCGGACTGCTCCGCCAGCGGCTCGCCATGGTGCAGAGCTCGAGCCCATCCTATCCGGTGATGGGCTCGCTGGACCTGGCGCGGCGCCTCCTGCATGTGCAGGGCGCCGGAGCCTTCACGGCGGGACTTGCCGCCGTGGAAGATCTGAAGCGCGGTCTGGCGGAGCTGCCGCGCTATGGGCTGCTGCATCCGCAGGAGCAGCAGGGAGAGGCCGCCGATGCAGGCGCGGCGGCATATGCCACACAGGACCCCTTCAAGGTGGTCATCCATGACCGGATGGGGATCCTTAGTGGCTACGAGCTGCAGCGCAGGCTGGAAGCCCATGGCTGCATACCTGAAATGAGTGATGACCGATATGTGGTCCTACTCTATAGTCTGGGATCGACAAAGGAGGACACCCGTCACCTTTTGGATGCCCTATCGCATATATCTGTAGAGAAGGCGGATGCCCAGACATTACATTCTCTCAATGGGGATGCAGGCATCTTCCCTGGTCCAGCCTCCACCGAAGGCAGCACGGAGGCGAATCCATTTGTCGAATTTTCCACGTGGAACAATTCATCACAAGGCCGTTTTTCGGAGCCAGTTCCTTTTAGCTTGGCAGCTTTGGAACCGGATGAAACGGAAGCCATTCGACTGCAGGATTGTTTAGGAAGAACAGCGGCTGAGATGATTATTCCGTATCCGCCTGGCATTCCGCTCCTGTATCCCGGAGAACGAATAACAGAAGCAGACGCACTCAGACTGCAGGGGCTTGCACAAGCTGGCGCCAAATGCCAAGGAGCACAAGACCCGCAGCTCAGAACAATAATCGTATTCAAGAATAGCAGAAAGCAGGGAAATGTTTGA
- the tmk gene encoding dTMP kinase — MNNGQGIFVTLEGGEGSGKTTVIAKLNDYLERRSIPHIITREPGGIEIAEKIREIILNPSHTAMDARTEALLYAASRSQHLAEKVEPALAEGKLVLCDRFVDSSLVYQGYARGIGMDQVWSINQFAIHDRMPQLTYYLDIEPEAGLARIAASREREVNRLDLEGLPFHHKVREGYLNLAERFLDRIVVIDASQRLENVEGDIIRSLEERILKDF, encoded by the coding sequence ATGAACAATGGCCAGGGAATATTCGTAACGCTTGAGGGAGGGGAGGGATCCGGAAAAACGACTGTGATCGCTAAACTGAACGACTATCTGGAAAGACGCTCGATCCCCCATATTATTACTCGTGAGCCGGGAGGCATCGAGATCGCAGAGAAAATACGCGAGATTATATTGAATCCCAGCCACACCGCGATGGATGCACGCACAGAGGCTTTATTATACGCTGCTTCGCGAAGTCAGCATTTAGCGGAAAAGGTGGAACCGGCACTTGCAGAAGGCAAACTGGTGCTATGCGACCGATTTGTGGATAGCAGTTTGGTCTACCAGGGGTATGCCCGTGGCATTGGAATGGATCAGGTATGGAGTATCAATCAATTTGCGATTCACGATCGGATGCCTCAGCTTACTTATTACCTGGATATTGAGCCCGAAGCCGGGCTGGCACGGATTGCGGCAAGCCGGGAACGGGAGGTTAACCGTCTGGATCTGGAGGGACTGCCCTTCCACCATAAAGTTAGGGAAGGCTATTTGAACCTTGCTGAGCGATTTTTGGATCGGATTGTGGTAATTGACGCCTCTCAACGGCTGGAAAATGTCGAGGGAGACATCATCCGGAGCCTGGAAGAGCGCATTTTAAAGGATTTTTGA
- a CDS encoding cyclic-di-AMP receptor, with protein sequence MKLIVAIVQDKDSNRLSGGLVKANFRATKLASTGGFLRAGNTTFMIGVDDSQVEAVMNVIRSSCKVREQLVTPVTPMSGTTDSYLPLPVEVQVGGATVFVLPVDRFEHF encoded by the coding sequence ATGAAACTGATCGTTGCGATTGTACAGGATAAAGACAGCAACCGTTTGTCGGGAGGGCTTGTTAAAGCGAATTTCCGGGCGACCAAGCTGGCAAGTACCGGCGGGTTTCTTCGGGCGGGTAACACCACATTTATGATCGGGGTGGACGACAGTCAGGTTGAGGCTGTCATGAACGTAATCCGCAGCAGTTGTAAAGTCAGGGAACAGCTTGTAACTCCGGTTACGCCAATGAGCGGTACGACAGATTCTTATTTGCCTCTTCCCGTTGAGGTTCAGGTCGGTGGAGCCACGGTATTTGTGCTTCCGGTAGACCGATTTGAACATTTCTAA
- a CDS encoding YaaR family protein, with translation MKINPGFRPIKSELQVTDGSAKPVQQKSFMDVMQQQSANASQEELGRRFKEIQMQGDRLARAMTIRELKAYRLLVKRFLEDTVRRGVTMKEARGWDRRGRGKRYKLLDEIDSALLGMADEMLDSEQGKIDLLQRIGEIRGMLINLAF, from the coding sequence GTGAAAATCAACCCGGGATTTAGACCCATTAAGAGTGAACTTCAGGTAACGGACGGTTCAGCAAAGCCGGTGCAGCAAAAGTCCTTCATGGACGTCATGCAGCAGCAGTCGGCAAATGCCTCCCAGGAAGAGCTTGGACGCCGGTTCAAGGAGATCCAGATGCAAGGAGACCGCTTGGCCAGAGCGATGACCATTCGGGAGCTGAAGGCTTATCGTTTGCTCGTAAAGCGTTTTTTGGAGGATACGGTAAGACGTGGCGTTACCATGAAGGAAGCCCGGGGCTGGGACCGGCGTGGACGGGGAAAACGCTACAAATTGCTCGATGAGATTGATTCGGCGCTGCTGGGAATGGCCGATGAGATGCTGGATAGCGAACAGGGCAAGATCGATCTGCTGCAGCGGATCGGGGAGATACGCGGTATGCTGATTAATCTTGCATTTTGA
- the holB gene encoding DNA polymerase III subunit delta', translating to MSFQNIMGQDMAKKLLQSALRSDSVSHAYIFSGPAGCGQMKTAMTFAQALFCTELEDDACGHCLECRKVEHGNHPDLHLLSPDGSSIKIDQIRELQRVFSYRSESKNPKVYIIDHADTMTVQAANSLLKFLEEPPVPAVAVLLTENGQALLPTIQSRAQTISFFPLKPALMLQQLVDEGYPQQLARCVVHLSSGLDGCREILTQNWFAEIRNVVLQLGKETLGRGSSALVTAGQKVFKAGLSDHLDLLLSLFHLWFKDMLHVQYGRHESIVFIDQLEFFSTHASSRSTAQWVSYMDLAAECQKKLRYNVNGQLCLEQFLIGLEG from the coding sequence ATGTCTTTTCAGAATATTATGGGGCAGGATATGGCAAAGAAGCTGCTGCAAAGCGCGCTTCGCAGCGATTCCGTCAGCCATGCTTATATTTTCAGCGGACCCGCCGGCTGCGGGCAGATGAAGACGGCGATGACTTTTGCCCAGGCATTATTCTGTACTGAGCTTGAGGATGATGCTTGCGGCCATTGCCTTGAATGCCGCAAGGTGGAGCACGGCAACCATCCCGATCTTCATCTTCTTTCTCCTGACGGATCTTCCATTAAAATAGACCAGATCCGCGAACTGCAGCGGGTCTTTTCCTATCGTTCGGAGTCGAAAAATCCGAAGGTATATATCATTGACCATGCGGACACCATGACCGTACAGGCAGCCAACAGTCTGCTTAAATTTTTGGAGGAGCCGCCAGTTCCGGCTGTGGCTGTCCTGCTCACAGAAAATGGACAGGCTTTGCTGCCGACAATCCAGTCGCGGGCTCAGACCATCTCCTTTTTCCCGTTGAAGCCGGCACTCATGCTGCAGCAGCTGGTGGATGAAGGTTATCCTCAACAGCTTGCACGCTGTGTGGTGCATTTGTCTTCAGGACTGGACGGCTGCCGCGAAATACTTACGCAGAATTGGTTTGCAGAAATTAGAAACGTAGTGTTACAATTAGGGAAGGAAACTCTAGGACGAGGCAGCTCTGCTCTAGTGACCGCGGGGCAGAAGGTGTTCAAAGCCGGACTTTCCGACCATTTGGATTTACTGCTAAGCTTGTTTCATTTGTGGTTCAAAGATATGCTTCACGTCCAATACGGAAGGCACGAAAGTATCGTTTTCATAGATCAGTTGGAGTTCTTTTCCACACATGCATCATCCCGCAGTACAGCACAATGGGTCTCCTATATGGATTTGGCCGCAGAGTGTCAAAAGAAATTGCGCTACAATGTGAATGGCCAACTTTGTCTTGAACAATTTTTGATCGGTTTGGAAGGATAG
- a CDS encoding stage 0 sporulation family protein codes for MYSVVGVRFKKAGKIYYFDPLDFPIDKDNSVIVETARGIEYGKVVVGKKEVQEADVVLPLKKVIRIAGDSDARVVEENKQAAKEAFTTCLNKIRDHGLKMKLVDVEFTFDRNKIIFYFTAEGRVDFRELVKDLAGIFRTRIELRQIGVRDEAKMLGGIGPCGRILCCSSWLGDFEPVSIKMAKDQSLSLNPTKISGLCGRLMCCLKFEHDNYESVKEELPSVGKIVITSLGEGKVVGINADTRSVHVQLFEVGKVKELQMDDVVIK; via the coding sequence TTGTACAGTGTAGTGGGTGTCCGCTTTAAAAAGGCTGGCAAAATTTATTACTTCGATCCGCTGGATTTTCCGATCGACAAGGATAATAGCGTTATCGTCGAAACGGCGCGCGGCATCGAGTATGGTAAAGTTGTTGTTGGAAAAAAGGAGGTGCAGGAAGCTGATGTGGTGCTGCCGCTGAAAAAGGTGATACGTATCGCCGGAGACTCTGACGCGCGCGTCGTGGAAGAGAACAAGCAGGCTGCGAAAGAGGCTTTTACCACCTGTTTAAATAAAATCCGTGACCATGGGCTCAAAATGAAGCTGGTGGATGTGGAATTTACGTTTGACCGTAATAAAATTATTTTCTATTTTACGGCTGAGGGAAGAGTGGACTTCCGGGAGCTGGTCAAGGATTTGGCTGGTATATTCCGGACACGGATAGAACTCAGACAAATCGGGGTACGGGACGAAGCGAAGATGTTGGGCGGAATTGGCCCATGCGGTCGCATCCTTTGCTGCTCATCGTGGCTCGGCGATTTCGAACCGGTATCGATCAAGATGGCCAAGGATCAAAGCTTGTCGCTGAATCCTACCAAAATTTCCGGATTATGCGGAAGACTCATGTGCTGCCTGAAATTTGAGCATGATAATTATGAAAGTGTGAAGGAAGAACTGCCATCGGTAGGCAAAATCGTCATCACGTCCTTGGGCGAAGGCAAAGTAGTTGGCATCAATGCCGACACACGTTCTGTCCATGTCCAGCTGTTTGAAGTCGGCAAGGTCAAGGAACTGCAAATGGATGACGTTGTCATTAAGTAG
- the yabA gene encoding DNA replication initiation control protein YabA — protein MEKKSIFAHIQEMETQMGQIHSDLGEMKLMMKELLEENHRLTLENEHLRKILKEALPAEEGIPLPQPLVSMKPEHPNDVVSEGYDNLARLYHEGFHICNVYYGHLRTEGDCLFCLSFLNK, from the coding sequence TTGGAAAAGAAAAGTATTTTTGCACACATTCAAGAAATGGAAACACAAATGGGACAGATCCACAGTGATCTGGGTGAAATGAAGCTGATGATGAAAGAGCTGCTGGAGGAAAATCATCGACTGACTTTAGAAAATGAACACCTCCGCAAAATACTCAAGGAAGCTTTACCTGCTGAAGAAGGCATTCCTTTACCTCAGCCTCTTGTTTCAATGAAACCTGAGCATCCGAATGACGTGGTAAGTGAAGGCTACGACAACTTGGCGAGGCTTTATCATGAGGGCTTTCACATCTGCAACGTCTATTATGGACATTTGCGCACGGAAGGCGATTGCCTTTTCTGCCTGTCTTTTTTGAATAAATGA
- a CDS encoding tRNA1(Val) (adenine(37)-N6)-methyltransferase, giving the protein MDNSILEPSERIDDLLTHQLHIIQSDEVFSFSMDAVLLARFAGIPPRGRILDLCTGNGVIPLLLTTRTNADIEGIEIQPRLAGMARRSVGLNGMEDRITIREGDLRDLYKETGHGVYDAITVNPPYMPLNGSDIKLNPHQAIARHEISCTLEEVIQACFRLVKPGGKVSMVHKPQRLSDIMALMRQYRLEPKRLRFVHPRAHLEANMVLIEAMRDGKPEVRLLPPLIVYDEQNQYCPEIMDIYYGSKEGEV; this is encoded by the coding sequence ATGGACAACAGTATTTTGGAGCCATCAGAGCGCATAGACGATCTGCTGACCCATCAATTGCATATCATACAGAGCGATGAAGTATTCAGTTTTTCCATGGATGCCGTTCTGCTGGCACGGTTTGCAGGGATTCCTCCAAGGGGGAGAATCTTGGATTTATGTACAGGTAACGGCGTGATTCCTTTGCTTCTGACAACGCGCACCAACGCGGATATTGAAGGCATTGAAATACAGCCAAGGCTTGCCGGGATGGCAAGACGCAGTGTGGGCCTAAACGGAATGGAGGATCGGATTACGATCCGTGAAGGTGACTTAAGGGATCTTTATAAGGAAACGGGACATGGGGTATATGACGCAATTACGGTAAATCCGCCGTATATGCCGCTGAACGGAAGCGATATTAAGCTGAATCCGCATCAGGCGATTGCCCGCCATGAGATCAGCTGTACGCTGGAGGAAGTCATTCAGGCCTGTTTCAGGTTAGTCAAACCTGGCGGAAAAGTAAGTATGGTACACAAACCGCAGCGGCTTAGTGATATCATGGCATTGATGCGGCAGTACCGGCTTGAACCTAAACGCCTGCGTTTTGTCCACCCGCGCGCCCATCTTGAAGCAAACATGGTGCTGATTGAAGCGATGCGCGACGGTAAACCGGAGGTAAGGCTCCTTCCGCCGCTGATTGTCTATGATGAGCAAAATCAATATTGTCCAGAAATTATGGATATTTACTACGGTTCAAAAGAGGGAGAAGTATGA
- the rsmI gene encoding 16S rRNA (cytidine(1402)-2'-O)-methyltransferase, with amino-acid sequence MSLTRQSSFQEQSNNGKGSLYLVATPIGNLEDMTFRAIRTLKECDIIAAEDTRQTRKLLTHFEISPQMLFSYHEHNKAASGPELIRYIIEGKNLAIVSDAGLPAISDPGADLVKLAIEEGISVIPIPGANAALSSLIASGLSTDRFTFIGFLPRERKDVEGVLQSFRASQGTLLFYESPHRVIKTLNAILNVYGNRHVVLARELTKRYEEFVRGSVEECLEYLQEHPPLGEYCLVVEGTSWQEEQEQLAAWWQKLTVEEHVAHYEAEGHPRKEAMKKTAGDRGVSKRDIYNALI; translated from the coding sequence ATGAGTCTGACACGTCAAAGCAGCTTTCAAGAGCAATCGAATAATGGTAAGGGGTCGCTATACCTTGTGGCTACACCGATCGGCAATCTGGAGGATATGACTTTTCGGGCGATCCGGACATTAAAGGAATGCGATATTATCGCAGCGGAGGATACGCGTCAGACGCGGAAGCTGCTGACGCATTTCGAGATTAGTCCGCAGATGCTGTTCAGCTATCATGAACATAACAAGGCGGCAAGTGGACCGGAGCTGATACGTTATATAATAGAAGGAAAAAATTTGGCAATTGTAAGTGATGCGGGTCTGCCGGCTATTTCGGACCCTGGAGCAGACCTGGTAAAGCTGGCGATTGAGGAAGGGATAAGCGTTATTCCGATTCCGGGGGCCAATGCTGCATTGTCATCTTTAATTGCATCAGGACTGTCAACCGACCGGTTTACTTTTATTGGATTCCTCCCCAGGGAGCGAAAGGATGTAGAGGGAGTTCTCCAATCATTTCGTGCTTCGCAAGGAACACTGCTGTTTTACGAATCCCCGCACCGGGTAATCAAAACCCTAAACGCGATTTTGAACGTCTATGGCAATCGTCATGTGGTACTGGCCAGGGAACTGACGAAGCGATATGAGGAATTTGTTCGCGGCAGCGTAGAGGAATGCTTGGAATATCTTCAGGAGCATCCGCCGCTCGGTGAATATTGTTTGGTAGTGGAAGGGACAAGCTGGCAAGAGGAGCAAGAGCAGCTGGCAGCTTGGTGGCAGAAACTTACGGTGGAAGAGCATGTGGCTCATTATGAGGCAGAAGGGCATCCGCGCAAGGAGGCCATGAAGAAAACAGCTGGTGACCGTGGTGTTTCGAAGCGGGATATATATAACGCATTAATATAG
- a CDS encoding AbrB/MazE/SpoVT family DNA-binding domain-containing protein yields the protein MMKSTGIVRKVDELGRVVIPIELRRTLGIGEKDALEIYVDGERIMLKKYEPACIFCGNAENVTYFKGKIVCHECISEIPTPVTN from the coding sequence ATGATGAAATCAACTGGTATTGTAAGAAAAGTAGACGAACTGGGCCGGGTCGTTATTCCAATCGAATTGCGCCGCACATTGGGCATCGGGGAAAAAGACGCTTTGGAAATTTATGTGGACGGCGAGCGTATAATGCTCAAGAAATATGAGCCAGCCTGCATCTTCTGTGGAAACGCTGAGAACGTGACTTACTTCAAAGGAAAAATTGTTTGTCACGAATGTATATCAGAAATCCCAACACCTGTGACAAATTAA
- a CDS encoding HD domain-containing protein, which produces MHTLNEEKVFKDPVHNYIHVQHSTIWRLINTMEFQRLRRIRQLGTSYLTFHGAEHSRFSHSLGVYEITRRIISQFERSGYTDWPNSEKLLALCAALLHDLGHGPFSHSIEEAFHMDHEEWTRRIILGDTEVNAILTEVSADFPAKVASVIAKDYVNPIVVNLVSSPLDADRMDYLLRDAYYTGVNYGTIDIDRILRMLRPYQGRIVVKESGMHAVEDYLMSRYQMYWQVYFHPVTRSSEIILRQIFRRAKELYQDHYSFNFMIEPLPGLFEDRLSVQDYLKLDEALIQTAFSQWATEKDLVLSELCCRFMHRRLYKYVEVESVDLEMIDEIRREFKQVGLNPEYDLEIDFPTDLPYDVFRPGDDSSQKQILLLDREERLREISEVSDIVRSISGIHRGKYHLYYPGSKLKDVISSLPDSISHIFKR; this is translated from the coding sequence ATGCATACCTTAAATGAGGAGAAAGTTTTTAAAGACCCGGTACATAATTATATTCATGTGCAGCATTCCACCATCTGGAGATTAATTAATACGATGGAATTTCAGCGCTTGCGGCGGATCAGACAGCTAGGCACCTCGTATTTGACGTTTCACGGCGCAGAGCACAGCCGTTTCTCCCACTCTCTCGGTGTATACGAAATTACCCGCCGAATTATTTCACAATTTGAACGGAGCGGATATACGGACTGGCCGAACAGCGAAAAGCTGCTCGCGTTGTGCGCAGCACTTCTACATGACTTAGGACATGGACCATTTTCGCATTCTATAGAAGAAGCATTTCACATGGACCATGAAGAATGGACCCGGCGGATTATTTTAGGGGATACCGAAGTGAATGCGATTCTTACCGAGGTGTCAGCAGATTTCCCGGCTAAAGTAGCATCGGTTATTGCCAAGGACTATGTCAATCCCATCGTGGTGAATTTAGTATCCAGTCCGCTTGACGCTGACCGGATGGATTATTTGCTGAGAGATGCTTACTATACAGGGGTAAACTACGGAACTATCGATATCGACCGGATTCTTCGGATGCTGCGGCCTTATCAGGGAAGGATTGTGGTGAAGGAGTCAGGCATGCATGCAGTGGAAGATTACCTAATGTCGAGGTATCAGATGTACTGGCAGGTGTATTTCCATCCGGTCACACGCAGCTCGGAAATTATTCTGCGGCAGATCTTCCGGCGTGCGAAGGAGCTGTACCAAGATCATTATTCATTTAACTTCATGATAGAGCCTCTTCCGGGACTTTTTGAGGACAGGCTTTCCGTACAGGATTATCTGAAGCTTGATGAAGCGCTAATCCAAACCGCATTTTCACAATGGGCTACGGAGAAGGATCTTGTGCTGAGTGAGCTTTGCTGCCGTTTTATGCATCGCAGGTTGTATAAATATGTAGAAGTTGAATCTGTAGACCTAGAGATGATCGATGAGATCCGAAGAGAGTTTAAGCAGGTGGGTCTGAATCCTGAATATGATCTCGAAATTGATTTTCCGACGGATCTTCCGTACGATGTATTTCGTCCCGGTGATGATTCCAGCCAGAAGCAGATTCTCCTGCTCGACCGTGAGGAACGACTGCGTGAAATTTCGGAGGTGTCGGATATTGTCCGTTCCATCAGTGGCATTCATCGCGGCAAATACCATTTATATTATCCGGGGTCGAAGCTGAAGGACGTCATTTCTTCCCTACCCGACTCGATATCCCATATTTTTAAGCGATAA
- a CDS encoding TatD family hydrolase has protein sequence MNLFDTHTHLDALQFDEDREETIQRALDAGVSRMINVGFNRETIPSTMKLAETHDFIYAAVGWHPQDAITMKEGDLEWIASLCSHEKVVAIGEIGLDYYWDTSPKEIQHHVLRQQIGLARELKMPIVIHNRDAHEDIVKILREEKASEVGGVMHSYSGSWETAKLCLNMGFHLSFGGPITFKNARQPKEVLAQVPMDRLLIETDSPFLTPHPFRGKRNESAHVRLVAEAAAQIKGVDLEEIAQITTKNALERFGIV, from the coding sequence ATGAATTTATTCGACACACATACACATCTCGATGCACTGCAGTTCGACGAAGATCGCGAAGAGACGATCCAGCGGGCGCTGGATGCCGGCGTCAGCCGAATGATTAACGTGGGCTTTAATCGGGAGACGATCCCGTCCACCATGAAACTTGCAGAGACACATGATTTTATATATGCGGCCGTCGGCTGGCATCCCCAGGATGCGATTACCATGAAGGAAGGCGATCTGGAGTGGATTGCATCCTTATGCAGTCATGAGAAGGTCGTCGCCATTGGCGAAATCGGACTTGATTACTACTGGGACACTTCACCCAAGGAAATTCAGCATCATGTTCTTCGTCAGCAGATTGGTCTCGCCCGTGAGCTGAAGATGCCGATTGTCATCCATAACCGGGATGCGCATGAGGATATCGTTAAAATTTTGCGTGAAGAGAAGGCCAGTGAAGTCGGGGGTGTGATGCATTCGTACTCCGGCAGCTGGGAAACGGCCAAATTATGCCTCAATATGGGCTTTCATCTCTCCTTCGGAGGACCCATCACGTTTAAAAATGCAAGACAGCCCAAAGAGGTGCTTGCCCAGGTTCCGATGGACCGTTTGCTGATTGAAACGGACTCCCCTTTTCTTACACCTCATCCTTTCCGTGGAAAGCGAAATGAGTCTGCCCATGTCCGGTTGGTTGCCGAGGCAGCAGCTCAGATTAAAGGGGTGGATCTGGAAGAAATCGCCCAAATTACAACCAAAAATGCACTGGAACGATTTGGAATTGTGTGA